In SAR202 cluster bacterium, the genomic stretch ACTTAAAATGCTTATTGTTGTCCTTGGACAACAAAGGGTTATGCAACGATTCTCATTAAAAGACATGGCGGGGCTCGGTCATGCGATTATATTTTATGGTTTTGTACTCTTTTCAATAAGTTATGTAATATTTATCTTCGGAGATACGGCATGGCATCCATTTTCAGAAACACTATTAACAGAAACTGGAGTGAAATTTTTTGCTTCGCTTTTAAATTTTGTAGCTGTGCTAATAATATTTTCATTATCCTGGGCTCTATACAGAAGATGGGTTGCAAGACCCCATAGACTTTCTTTTGATCTTACTAGAGCCAAAGAATCAATAATTATTGTTGCTGCCATATATGGGCTTATGTTTTTTACATTAATCACAGAAGGTTTTTTTGTTGCAGCTGGTGGCACTGGTCCTGCAGCAGAAACTCCAATTGGTGGAGCTTTAGGAAATCTATTTATTGATATTGGGATAACTGGAGAAACTGCAAGTAATTTACAAGCACTTTTTTGGTGGTTACATCTTATTATTATTTTAGGTTTTGCTGTTTATATACCCATATCAAAACACATGCATATGGTTGGGGCTCCAATAAATGTATTATTTACTACTATGCAAGCTCGAGGAACTCTAAAACCTATGCCTGACTTTGAAACAGCAGAAACTTTCGGAGCTGGAGGAACAGAAGGATTTTCATGGAAATCTATTTTAGACGGTTATGCATGTGCTGTTTGCGGAAGATGTACAGATAATTGTCCTGCTAATATTAGCGGTAAATTATTATCTCCAATGCATATTGCAGAAGGTATAAAAGAGCACGTCATGGAAACAGGGGCATCTATTATAAATGCACAAAAATCAGAACAAACATATCAAGAACCAAGTCTGTTTACTGATAATAGCATGCTTAAGGAATCAGCTGTTTGGGACTGTGTCACCTGTGGTGCATGTATGGAAGAATGCCCTGTTATGGTTGAACATGTTGACTCTATTGTTGATATGCGTCGATATCTAGTAATGGAACAAGCTAGTATGCCTGAAGGTGCAGAAGGTGTTTTATTAAACATGGAACAAAGAGGACATCCTTGGAGCGGAAATCAAACCTCCAAAACAGAATGGATGGATGGACTAGATATTCCAACATTTGCTGATGAAAATGAAGCAGAAGTTCTTTTATGGGTAGGTTGTACTTCCGCATTGAACGAAGCAAATCAAAAAGCACCACGCGCTATGGCTTCTATACTACGTGTCGCTGGTATTAAATTTGCAGTACTAGGAAATGAAGAAGGTTGTACAGGAGATCCAGCCAGAAGAATTGGAAATGAATACCTATACCAAATGATGGCTGAACAAAATATTCAAACATTAAACCAATATTCATTCAAAAAAATTGTAACTCTATGTCCACATTGTTTTAACAACATCAAAAACGAATATCCACAACTTGGAGGAAATTACAAAGTTTACCACTATACTGAATTTGTGGATGAATTAATTCAAAACGGGAAATTAAAACCTGTCAAAAGCGTTGATATTAGTATGACTTACCATGACTCTTGCTATCTAGGAAGACACAACAAAGTTTATGATGCACCACGAAATATCTCAAAAGCTATTCCAGGATTAGAACTTCATGAAATGGAAAGAAACTGTGAACGAGGATTTTGTTGTGGTGCCGGTGGAGGACATATGTGGATGGAAGATAGCGGTGGTCAAAGAATAAATCATATGAGAATTGATCAATTTCTTGATACCGAAGGTGAAACATTAGGTGTTTCTTGTCCATTTTGCTATCAAATGTTCGCTGAAGGAATTCAATCAAAAGGTGTTCAGGAAAATAAACAAACCAAAGATCTTGTAGAAATTATTGCTGAAAGTGTTGTGCCTGAAGAAGAGAAATAATTACTCTATTCTATTGGTTCTGGGTACATATCACGTAGTTCGCGTTTTAATATTTTGCCCATGGGATTTTTGGGTATCTCGTCAGCAAAAATAACTGACTCTGGTTTTTTGTAACTTGCTAAGCGCTCATAACAGTGGTCAATTATTTCTTGAGGTTCTACTGACATACCTTGTTTTAGCACGACTACAGCCCTTACTCGCTCTCCCCAATACTCATCGTTTACTCCTATTACAGCTGCATCCTCAATACTTGAATGTGTAAGAATAACATTTTCAACTTCATCAGGGGCGATCATTTCTCCCCCGCGTTTAATAAAATCTTTAGCTCTACCAGACAAAAAGATATATCCTTCCGAATCCATGTACCCTAAATCTCCCGTATACAACCAACCGTCTCTAATAGTTTCGTTTGTTGCATCTTCTTTGTTCCAATATCCTTTCATTAACCTTGGTCCTTGTGCAACAATCTCACCTACATCTCCTTGGTTAACTTCATTACCATCCTCATCAACTATTTGAACAATAACGTCATCCAATGGCTTACCAATAGAACTTAACCTTTGTAGCTTAAGTTCTTGTTCTTCAGGAGTACCGGTAATTTCATGATCTTCCGGAGATAACATGGTAATAGTTGAAGCAGTTTCAGTCTGGCCAAAAGCATTGATAAAACGTGTTCCAGGAAGTTTAGTTATTGCGTCTTTAATAACAGAAGCAGGCATAGGTGCTGCACCATAAGTAATTACACCTAAGCTTGATATATCAAAATTCTGAAATTCTTCATGATCTAAAATTGCTTTAAGCATAGTAGGAACCATCATCGCCCTATTGATTCGTTCTTCTTGAACTAATCTCATCCAATCATGTGGTTCAAACTGTCTTTGAATAACTAATGTTCTACCGCCATAAATTGCTGATATTACAGCTTGCATACCTGCAATGTGATGTAATGGTACGGTCAGTATATTCTTTTCTTCCTCATCAGGATCTGCTGGCATAACATTTGCCAGAATATAGGAAGAAAAACTATCATGTTTTAACATAACTCCTTTTGGAGCTCCTGTTGTACCTGAGGTATACATAATTATATTAGTATCATCATCATCATACTCAGGAAATCTATCTTCTGATTCCCCGTCTCGAATCAAATCATCATAATTAATCCATCCTTCAGATTCATCGTCCATTGAGATAAATAATTTGACATCACTGTTATTTTTTGTAGCTTGTTTAACTAATTCATGATATCTAGAACCTGCAAATATAGCTTTAGGCTTACTATCGGTTAACATAACCTCAAGTTCATCATCCTTAACGCGAAAATTAACTGGAACATAAATGGCATCCAAGCTAGTTATTGCAAAATATGCCTCTATATGTTCATTACAATTAACTTGAATAGTAGAAACTCTATCTCCAGCAACAACGCCCAATTTGCTTAATGAATCAGCAAGTTTATTCACTCTTTGTTGTAAGGTTAAGAAATCAATTCTCTTATCTTCAAAGATAATTGCCGTTCTATCAGGAACTATTTCACTTGATAGTCGCAAAAACTCGACAGTATTCATCTACTAACCTCCATTTACTACACAAAATATCTGACGCAAGTATCAATTCTATCATCCTTGTCTAGTTTCGATAATATATTCAACACATTTTTTGGCTTCTAAATCTAATCCTTTTGATAAAGGAAGTTCTAAACCTAGTGAAATAGTTGACTTGATTAATCGATTTAATTCTCTAGGGTTATGACCTAAACGATCTAACAAGCTGTAAGCGAAGTCAATTATATGGCTTCCCTCAATACAATAATCAACCAATCCTATTTCTAAGGATTTATCTACATCTATTTGTCTCCCTAATAATAAAAGATCCAATGAATGACCTAAACCAATTTGACGAGGTATGGTTTGAGTTCCTCCAGCGGCAGGAATGATTCCAAGTCCTGTTTCAGGCAAACCAATAATTGTATCTTTTGTAGCTAACCTAACATCACATAACATAGCAATTTCCACCCCTGAACCAAATGTGTACCCATGTAACACACAGACAATAGGAATTGGT encodes the following:
- a CDS encoding long-chain-fatty-acid--CoA ligase produces the protein MNTVEFLRLSSEIVPDRTAIIFEDKRIDFLTLQQRVNKLADSLSKLGVVAGDRVSTIQVNCNEHIEAYFAITSLDAIYVPVNFRVKDDELEVMLTDSKPKAIFAGSRYHELVKQATKNNSDVKLFISMDDESEGWINYDDLIRDGESEDRFPEYDDDDTNIIMYTSGTTGAPKGVMLKHDSFSSYILANVMPADPDEEEKNILTVPLHHIAGMQAVISAIYGGRTLVIQRQFEPHDWMRLVQEERINRAMMVPTMLKAILDHEEFQNFDISSLGVITYGAAPMPASVIKDAITKLPGTRFINAFGQTETASTITMLSPEDHEITGTPEEQELKLQRLSSIGKPLDDVIVQIVDEDGNEVNQGDVGEIVAQGPRLMKGYWNKEDATNETIRDGWLYTGDLGYMDSEGYIFLSGRAKDFIKRGGEMIAPDEVENVILTHSSIEDAAVIGVNDEYWGERVRAVVVLKQGMSVEPQEIIDHCYERLASYKKPESVIFADEIPKNPMGKILKRELRDMYPEPIE
- a CDS encoding enoyl-CoA hydratase/isomerase family protein; the encoded protein is MNCKFKDGKIIDQFSTIIYEKNKNIGTITLNRPKVVNAFNTTMRDELYEVLTAIKLDMEVEGILLKGSGSKGFCGGADLTEFGTAPSQYIARNIRKERDLWEVFMTLPIPIVCVLHGYTFGSGVEIAMLCDVRLATKDTIIGLPETGLGIIPAAGGTQTIPRQIGLGHSLDLLLLGRQIDVDKSLEIGLVDYCIEGSHIIDFAYSLLDRLGHNPRELNRLIKSTISLGLELPLSKGLDLEAKKCVEYIIETRQG
- a CDS encoding (Fe-S)-binding protein; this encodes MVPPESLFGISNALLVLIVSLVSFGLAGFILWQRVFRLVLIGRKENRLDQPIQRILKMLIVVLGQQRVMQRFSLKDMAGLGHAIIFYGFVLFSISYVIFIFGDTAWHPFSETLLTETGVKFFASLLNFVAVLIIFSLSWALYRRWVARPHRLSFDLTRAKESIIIVAAIYGLMFFTLITEGFFVAAGGTGPAAETPIGGALGNLFIDIGITGETASNLQALFWWLHLIIILGFAVYIPISKHMHMVGAPINVLFTTMQARGTLKPMPDFETAETFGAGGTEGFSWKSILDGYACAVCGRCTDNCPANISGKLLSPMHIAEGIKEHVMETGASIINAQKSEQTYQEPSLFTDNSMLKESAVWDCVTCGACMEECPVMVEHVDSIVDMRRYLVMEQASMPEGAEGVLLNMEQRGHPWSGNQTSKTEWMDGLDIPTFADENEAEVLLWVGCTSALNEANQKAPRAMASILRVAGIKFAVLGNEEGCTGDPARRIGNEYLYQMMAEQNIQTLNQYSFKKIVTLCPHCFNNIKNEYPQLGGNYKVYHYTEFVDELIQNGKLKPVKSVDISMTYHDSCYLGRHNKVYDAPRNISKAIPGLELHEMERNCERGFCCGAGGGHMWMEDSGGQRINHMRIDQFLDTEGETLGVSCPFCYQMFAEGIQSKGVQENKQTKDLVEIIAESVVPEEEK